From one Rhodamnia argentea isolate NSW1041297 chromosome 1, ASM2092103v1, whole genome shotgun sequence genomic stretch:
- the LOC115726353 gene encoding UDP-glucuronate:xylan alpha-glucuronosyltransferase 1 isoform X1: MVGFTCSGSIQLRDAMGSSDDNLDIKHRLSLSNEEIHKRKLQRSKPKGINKSFQLPLQYKSANCKFSSLKFLLAITIFGTLATILYRPEAYNGESLSSSTIRPSFVNRWIWGGSDPRYMSHLDIDWEDIRDVTDSLNGKNDYRGIGLLNFNDSENAYWKQLFPRANPIVLPLEYAAKSITWDSLYPEWIDEEEETEVPICPNLPRIKPPAVRLDLIAVKLPCRDEGNWSRDVARLHLQLTAARLVSSAKGSYPVHVLFVTNCFPTPNLFTCKELVVKIGNVWLYRPNLSVLREKLQLPVGSCELALPLNVRERVYTGDARREAYATILHSAHVYVCGAIAAAQSIRMAGSTRDLVILVDDTISNYHRSGLEAAGWKIRTIQRIRNPKAEKDAYNEWNYSKFRLWQLTDYDKIIFIDADLLILRNIDFLFAMPEISATGNNGTLFNSGVMVIEPSNCTFNLLMKHINEIESYNGGDQGYLNEIFTWWHRIPRHMNFLKHFWVGDEEEKKRTKTRLFGAEPSILYVLHYLGVKPWLCFRDYDCNWNVDFFQEFASNVAHERWWKVHDAMPEVLKQFCMLNSKQKAQLEWDRRQAEEANYSDGHWKIKVEDARLSKCIDNLCDWKSMLQHWGETNWTDDEFLPPSPPAISSSISLPVVSNRGMLCLFRVHAKLKFLHTECR, encoded by the exons ATGGTGGGATTCACCTGCTCTGGGTCAATCCAGCTGAGAGACGCAATGGGAAGTTCAGACGATAATCTCGACATCAAACACAGATTGTCATTATCAAA TGAAGAAATACACAAGAGGAAACTGCAGCGGAGTAAACCCAAAGGAATCAACAAATCTTTCCAGTTGCCCCTCCAATATAAGAGCGCAAACTGCAAGTTCTCTTCATTGAAATTCCTCCTTGCTATTACTATATTCGGCACGTTGGCAACAATCCTCTACCGTCCCGAAGCTTATAATGGTGAAAGTCTGTCATCTTCCACAATTCG GCCAAGTTTTGTCAACAGATGGATATGGGGCGGATCAGACCCGCGATACATGTCGCATTTGGACATAGATTGGGAGGATATAAGAGACGTAACAGACAGCCTAAATGGGAAAAACGACTATCGCGGAATCGGCCTTTTAAACTTCAACGACAGCGAGAACGCATATTGGAAGCAGCTTTTTCCCAGAGCTAATCCCATTGTTCTGCCCCTGGAATATGCTGCCAAAAGCATCACCTGGGATTCGTTATACCCAGAGTGGAtcgacgaggaagaagaaactgaAGTACCCATCTGCCCGAACCTACCGCGCATCAAACCACCAGCTGTGCGGCTTGATCTGATCGCCGTGAAACTACCATGTAGGGACGAGGGCAATTGGTCGAGAGATGTGGCGAGGCTCCACTTGCAGCTCACGGCGGCACGGCTCGTGTCGTCGGCCAAAGGGAGCTATCCAGTGCATGTCCTCTTCGTCACTAACTGCTTTCCAACACCCAACTTGTTCACCTGCAAAGAGCTTGTCGTGAAGATAGGCAATGTTTGGCTTTACAGGCCAAATCTGAGTGTCCTGAGAGAGAAGTTGCAGCTCCCTGTTGGGTCTTGTGAACTTGCTCTTCCCCTCAATGTCAGAG AGCGGGTTTACACGGGAGATGCACGCCGAGAAGCTTATGCGACCATCCTTCACTCTGCTCATGTATACGTCTGTGGGGCGATAGCGGCGGCTCAAAGCATACGAATGGCTGGTTCGACCCGTGACCTCGTGATACTCGTGGACGATACCATCAGCAACTACCACAGGAGCGGTCTGGAGGCGGCTGGTTGGAAGATCCGCACAATACAGCGGATCAGGAACCCAAAGGCCGAGAAAGACGCCTACAACGAGTGGAACTACAGCAAGTTCCGGTTGTGGCAGCTGACCGACTATGACAAGATCATATTCATCGACGCTGACTTGCTCATCCTCCGAAACATCGATTTCCTCTTCGCAATGCCCGAGATATCGGCAACCGGGAACAATGGCACCCTATTCAACTCTGGTGTTATGGTGATTGAGCCTTCGAATTGCACGTTCAATCTTCTGATGAAGCACATCAATGAGATAGAGTCCTACAATGGCGGCGACCAAGGCTACTTGAACGAGATCTTCACGTGGTGGCACCGGATCCCAAGGCACATGAACTTCTTGAAGCACTTCTGGGTCGGCGACGAGGAAGAGAAGAAGCGGACGAAGACTCGGCTCTTCGGGGCCGAACCCTCGATCCTTTACGTGCTTCACTATCTAGGAGTGAAGCCGTGGCTTTGCTTCCGGGACTACGACTGCAACTGGAACGTCGACTTCTTCCAGGAGTTCGCCAGTAACGTCGCGCACGAGCGATGGTGGAAGGTGCACGACGCGATGCCGGAGGTCCTGAAGCAGTTCTGCATGTTGAACTCGAAGCAGAAGGCGCAGCTGGAGTGGGATCGGAGACAGGCAGAGGAGGCCAACTACTCGGACGGGCATTGGAAGATCAAAGTGGAGGACGCACGGTTGAGCAAGTGCATCGACAATCTGTGCGACTGGAAGAGCATGTTGCAACACTGGGGCGAGACGAACTGGACCGACGACGAGTTCCTACCGCCCTCGCCTCCGGCGATATCTTCCAGCATCTCTCTCCCAGTTGTGAGTAACCGAGGGATGCTTTGCCTTTTTCGGGTCCATGCCAAACTAAAGTTTCTTCACACGGAGTGTAGATGA
- the LOC115726353 gene encoding UDP-glucuronate:xylan alpha-glucuronosyltransferase 1 isoform X2: MNEEIHKRKLQRSKPKGINKSFQLPLQYKSANCKFSSLKFLLAITIFGTLATILYRPEAYNGESLSSSTIRPSFVNRWIWGGSDPRYMSHLDIDWEDIRDVTDSLNGKNDYRGIGLLNFNDSENAYWKQLFPRANPIVLPLEYAAKSITWDSLYPEWIDEEEETEVPICPNLPRIKPPAVRLDLIAVKLPCRDEGNWSRDVARLHLQLTAARLVSSAKGSYPVHVLFVTNCFPTPNLFTCKELVVKIGNVWLYRPNLSVLREKLQLPVGSCELALPLNVRERVYTGDARREAYATILHSAHVYVCGAIAAAQSIRMAGSTRDLVILVDDTISNYHRSGLEAAGWKIRTIQRIRNPKAEKDAYNEWNYSKFRLWQLTDYDKIIFIDADLLILRNIDFLFAMPEISATGNNGTLFNSGVMVIEPSNCTFNLLMKHINEIESYNGGDQGYLNEIFTWWHRIPRHMNFLKHFWVGDEEEKKRTKTRLFGAEPSILYVLHYLGVKPWLCFRDYDCNWNVDFFQEFASNVAHERWWKVHDAMPEVLKQFCMLNSKQKAQLEWDRRQAEEANYSDGHWKIKVEDARLSKCIDNLCDWKSMLQHWGETNWTDDEFLPPSPPAISSSISLPVVSNRGMLCLFRVHAKLKFLHTECR; encoded by the exons ATGAA TGAAGAAATACACAAGAGGAAACTGCAGCGGAGTAAACCCAAAGGAATCAACAAATCTTTCCAGTTGCCCCTCCAATATAAGAGCGCAAACTGCAAGTTCTCTTCATTGAAATTCCTCCTTGCTATTACTATATTCGGCACGTTGGCAACAATCCTCTACCGTCCCGAAGCTTATAATGGTGAAAGTCTGTCATCTTCCACAATTCG GCCAAGTTTTGTCAACAGATGGATATGGGGCGGATCAGACCCGCGATACATGTCGCATTTGGACATAGATTGGGAGGATATAAGAGACGTAACAGACAGCCTAAATGGGAAAAACGACTATCGCGGAATCGGCCTTTTAAACTTCAACGACAGCGAGAACGCATATTGGAAGCAGCTTTTTCCCAGAGCTAATCCCATTGTTCTGCCCCTGGAATATGCTGCCAAAAGCATCACCTGGGATTCGTTATACCCAGAGTGGAtcgacgaggaagaagaaactgaAGTACCCATCTGCCCGAACCTACCGCGCATCAAACCACCAGCTGTGCGGCTTGATCTGATCGCCGTGAAACTACCATGTAGGGACGAGGGCAATTGGTCGAGAGATGTGGCGAGGCTCCACTTGCAGCTCACGGCGGCACGGCTCGTGTCGTCGGCCAAAGGGAGCTATCCAGTGCATGTCCTCTTCGTCACTAACTGCTTTCCAACACCCAACTTGTTCACCTGCAAAGAGCTTGTCGTGAAGATAGGCAATGTTTGGCTTTACAGGCCAAATCTGAGTGTCCTGAGAGAGAAGTTGCAGCTCCCTGTTGGGTCTTGTGAACTTGCTCTTCCCCTCAATGTCAGAG AGCGGGTTTACACGGGAGATGCACGCCGAGAAGCTTATGCGACCATCCTTCACTCTGCTCATGTATACGTCTGTGGGGCGATAGCGGCGGCTCAAAGCATACGAATGGCTGGTTCGACCCGTGACCTCGTGATACTCGTGGACGATACCATCAGCAACTACCACAGGAGCGGTCTGGAGGCGGCTGGTTGGAAGATCCGCACAATACAGCGGATCAGGAACCCAAAGGCCGAGAAAGACGCCTACAACGAGTGGAACTACAGCAAGTTCCGGTTGTGGCAGCTGACCGACTATGACAAGATCATATTCATCGACGCTGACTTGCTCATCCTCCGAAACATCGATTTCCTCTTCGCAATGCCCGAGATATCGGCAACCGGGAACAATGGCACCCTATTCAACTCTGGTGTTATGGTGATTGAGCCTTCGAATTGCACGTTCAATCTTCTGATGAAGCACATCAATGAGATAGAGTCCTACAATGGCGGCGACCAAGGCTACTTGAACGAGATCTTCACGTGGTGGCACCGGATCCCAAGGCACATGAACTTCTTGAAGCACTTCTGGGTCGGCGACGAGGAAGAGAAGAAGCGGACGAAGACTCGGCTCTTCGGGGCCGAACCCTCGATCCTTTACGTGCTTCACTATCTAGGAGTGAAGCCGTGGCTTTGCTTCCGGGACTACGACTGCAACTGGAACGTCGACTTCTTCCAGGAGTTCGCCAGTAACGTCGCGCACGAGCGATGGTGGAAGGTGCACGACGCGATGCCGGAGGTCCTGAAGCAGTTCTGCATGTTGAACTCGAAGCAGAAGGCGCAGCTGGAGTGGGATCGGAGACAGGCAGAGGAGGCCAACTACTCGGACGGGCATTGGAAGATCAAAGTGGAGGACGCACGGTTGAGCAAGTGCATCGACAATCTGTGCGACTGGAAGAGCATGTTGCAACACTGGGGCGAGACGAACTGGACCGACGACGAGTTCCTACCGCCCTCGCCTCCGGCGATATCTTCCAGCATCTCTCTCCCAGTTGTGAGTAACCGAGGGATGCTTTGCCTTTTTCGGGTCCATGCCAAACTAAAGTTTCTTCACACGGAGTGTAGATGA
- the LOC115726350 gene encoding probable pectinesterase/pectinesterase inhibitor 51 translates to MAVLLLLLHILALFATSTAVDHRPRFTDPSHSSLSLVPPQVTQACRATRFQDLCVSSLSRSKLASPPLSVILAAVAVSSDGLNTAQSMVKSVLASSSGHRSLNLTVHSKNCLQILPLSQHRMGLTVAVLPRGRIKDSRAYMSAALEYQYDCWSELSYSNETKMVDQTMSYLNTLMSLTSNALSMIVAYDVRGTAMGSWSPPATERAGFWESRPGRGPASGFPGGVPLGLAADATVCKGGGRGCHRTVQEAVNAAPNNGERGRRFVIHIEEGVYEEIVRVPLEKKNVVFVGDGVGKTVITGSLNAAMPGIFTYNTATVGVFGDGFMARGITFQNTAGPDVHQAVAFRSDSDLSVVEDCEFLGNQDTLYAHSLRQFYKSCRIEGNVDFIFGNAAAVFQDCTILVRPRQVNPEKGENNAVTASGRTDPAQSTGLVFHGCSINGTERYMELYRSNPKVHKNFLGRPWKEYSRTVFIQCRMEELITREGWMPFRQDFALKTLYYGEYGNSGPGSDLSGRVSWSSRIPAEHLNEYSVQNFIQGTDWIPPSSSSPS, encoded by the exons ATGgcggtcctcctcctcctcctccacatcCTCGCCCTCTTCGCCACCTCCACTGCCGTCGACCACCGTCCACGTTTCACAGATCCATCAcactcctccctctctctcgtccCACCCCAGGTCACCCAGGCCTGCAGGGCCACCAGATTCCAAGACCTCTGCgtctcctccctctctcgctccaAGCTCGCCTCCCCTCCCCTCTCCGTCATCctcgccgccgtcgccgtctCCTCCGACGGCCTCAACACCGCCCAGTCCATGGTCAAGTCCGTCCTCGCCTCGTCCTCCGGCCACCGCAGCCTCAACCTCACCGTCCACTCCAAGAACTGCCTCCAGATCCTCCCCCTGTCGCAGCACCGGATGGGGTTGACGGTGGCGGTGCTGCCGCGCGGCAGGATCAAGGACTCCCGCGCGTACATGAGCGCGGCCCTGGAGTACCAGTACGACTGCTGGTCGGAGCTGAGCTACTCGAACGAAACGAAGATGGTGGACCAGACGATGTCGTACCTGAACACCCTCATGTCGCTCACCAGCAACGCCCTGAGCATGATCGTCGCGTACGACGTTCGAGGGACCGCGATGGGCTCCTGGAGCCCGCCCGCCACCGAGCGGGCCGGGTTCTGGGAATCCCGCCCCGGCCGAGGGCCCGCCTCGGGGTTCCCCGGCGGGGTGCCGCTGGGGCTGGCGGCGGACGCGACGGTGTGCAAGGGCGGCGGCCGGGGGTGTCACCGGACGGTGCAGGAGGCCGTGAACGCGGCGCCGAACAACggcgagagagggaggaggtTCGTGATCCACatagaggaaggtgtgtacgAGGAGATCGTGAGGGTCCCGTTGGAGAAGAAGAACGTGGTGTTCGTCGGCGACGGCGTGGGCAAGACGGTAATTACAGGGTCTCTGAACGCGGCGATGCCTGGAATCTTCACCTACAATACGGCTACTGTTG GTGTATTCGGTGACGGGTTCATGGCCCGTGGAATCACGTTCCAGAACACGGCCGGTCCGGACGTCCACCAAGCCGTGGCCTTCAGATCGGACAGCGACCTGTCGGTGGTCGAGGACTGCGAGTTCTTGGGCAATCAGGACACCCTCTACGCCCACTCTCTCCGCCAGTTCTACAAGTCTTGCCGCATCGAGGGCAACGTGGACTTCATCTTCGGGAACGCCGCCGCGGTGTTCCAGGACTGCACGATCCTGGTGCGGCCCCGGCAAGTCAACCCCGAGAAGGGCGAGAACAACGCGGTCACGGCCAGCGGGAGGACGGACCCCGCCCAGTCGACGGGCCTCGTTTTCCATGGCTGCTCGATCAACGGCACCGAGAGGTACATGGAGCTGTACCGCAGCAATCCTAAAGTGCACAAGAACTTCTTGGGCAGGCCGTGGAAGGAGTACTCCAGGACGGTGTTCATCCAATGTCGTATGGAAGAGCTCATAACCCGGGAGGGATGGATGCCTTTCAGGCAGGATTTCGCCCTGAAGACGCTTTACTACGGGGAGTATGGGAATTCAGGACCCGGGTCGGACCTGTCGGGGAGAGTTTCCTGGAGCAGCCGCATCCCGGCGGAGCATTTGAATGAGTACTCCGTGCAGAACTTCATCCAGGGCACCGACTGGATtccgccgtcgtcgtcgtccccTTCTTAA
- the LOC115726349 gene encoding LOW QUALITY PROTEIN: probable pectinesterase/pectinesterase inhibitor 51 (The sequence of the model RefSeq protein was modified relative to this genomic sequence to represent the inferred CDS: inserted 2 bases in 1 codon; deleted 1 base in 1 codon), with protein MASLFVLSLLSLSLLLSPSPSASASASARLPHQPPSSPSSSSPEILRACKSTRFPDLCASXSPTASPPAPSSLDLLLSAIQISSDRLASAQSMVDSILSSSAGNINRTTAARNCAEVLTFSRRRTESATGEALPGGRTKDARAWLSAALLYQYDCWSALKYANDTSQVDRTMAFLDTLTMLTSNALSMLVSLDRFGKDTAAWRPPATERDGFWEDGLGGGGGGGSGLGFDGGVPPGLTADATVCKDGGGGCYATVQDAVDAAPQNVGAGKRFVIHIKEGVYEETVRVPFEKKNVVFLGDGMGKTVITGSSNVGQPGISTYNTATVGVLGDGFMASGLTIQNTAGPDAHQAVAFRSDSDFSVVENCEFLGNQDTLYAHSLRQYYKSCRIEGNVDFIFGNSASYFQDCQILVRPRQVKPEKGENNAVTAHGRTDPAQSTGFVFNNCLVNGTEEYMALYRSNPQKHKNFLGRPWKEYSRTVFIQCNLEALITPQGWMPWSGNFALKTLYYGEFKNTGPGSDASSRVSWSSQVPAEHVDTYSVKSFIQGDEWIPTSS; from the exons ATGGCCTCCCTCTTcgtcctctctcttctctccctctccctcctcctctctccctccccctccgcctccgcctccgcctccgcccgCCTCCCCCACCAGCCCCCTTcctccccttcttcctcttccccgGAGATCCTGCGAGCCTGCAAGTCCACCAGATTCCCCGACCTCTGCGCCTC CAGCCCTACCGCCTCCCCCCCCGCCCCCTCCTCCCTCGACCTCCTCCTCTCCGCCATCCAGATCTCCTCCGACCGCCTCGCCTCCGCCCAGTCCATGGTCGACTCCatcctctcctcctccgccggTAACATCAACCGCACCACCGCCGCCAGGAACTGCGCCGAGGTCCTCACCTTCTCCCGCCGCCGTACGGAGTCGGCGACCGGGGAGGCGCTCCCCGGCGGCCGTACCAAGGACGCCCGCGCCTGGCTCTCCGCCGCCCTGCTGTACCAGTACGACTGCTGGTCGGCCCTCAAGTACGCCAACGACACGAGCCAGGTCGACCGCACCATGGCGTTCTTGGACACCTTGACGATGTTGACCAGCAACGCCCTCAGCATGCTCGTCTCGCTCGACCGGTTCGGGAAGGACACCGCCGCGTGGAGGCCGCCGGCGACGGAGCGA GACGGGTTTTGGGAGGACGgtctcggcggcggcggcggcggggggtcGGGCCTGGGGTTCGACGGCGGGGTCCCGCCGGGCCTCACGGCGGACGCCACGGTGTGCAAGGACGGGGGCGGCGGGTGCTACGCGACGGTGCAGGACGCCGTCGACGCCGCGCCGCAGAACGTCGGCGCAGGGAAGAGGTTCGTGATCCACATCAAGGAAGGGGTGTACGAGGAGACGGTCAGGGTTCCGTTCGAGAAGAAGAACGTCGTCTTCTTGGGGGACGGCatgggcaaaaccgtcattacGGGGTCGTCGAACGTGGGGCAACCTGGGATTTCCACCTACAACACTGCCACCGTTG GAGTGCTCGGCGACGGATTCATGGCGAGCGGGCTCACGATCCAGAACACCGCGGGTCCGGATGCCCACCAGGCAGTGGCGTTCCGGTCGGACAGCGATTTCTCGGTGGTCGAGAACTGCGAGTTCCTAGGAAACCAAGACACCCTCTACGCCCACTCCCTCCGGCAGTACTACAAGTCCTGCCGCATCGAGGGCAACGTGGACTTCATCTTTGGGAACTCGGCATCCTACTTCCAGGACTGCCAGATCCTGGTCCGCCCCCGGCAGGTCAAGCCCGAGAAGGGCGAGAACAATGCGGTGACGGCCCATGGCCGGACTGACCCAGCGCAGTCGACGGGCTTCGTGTTTAATAACTGCTTGGTCAACGGCACGGAGGAGTACATGGCGCTGTACCGGAGCAATCCCCAAAAGCACAAGAACTTCCTGGGGAGGCCGTGGAAGGAGTACTCAAGGACGGTTTTCATCCAGTGCAACCTTGAGGCCCTGATCACGCCCCAGGGCTGGATGCCCTGGAGCGGGAATTTTGCCCTGAAGACACTCTATTACGGGGAGTTCAAGAACACCGGGCCAGGGTCCGATGCGTCGAGCAGAGTGTCGTGGAGTAGTCAGGTCCCAGCCGAACACGTCGATACCTACTCGGTGAAGAGTTTCATTCAAGGAGATGAGTGGATTCCAACATCTTCTTGA